The Kazachstania africana CBS 2517 chromosome 8, complete genome genome contains a region encoding:
- the MAK3 gene encoding peptide alpha-N-acetyltransferase MAK3 (similar to Saccharomyces cerevisiae MAK3 (YPR051W); ancestral locus Anc_3.331) yields the protein MKITYRALDLNNDVQLNKVKQLIDADLSEPYSIYVYRYFLNQWPELALLAFDIESEDKETPIGCIISKSECHAAARERGYIGMLAVDHKYRRMGIAKNLAKLAIVKMKTGGCDEIMLETEVDNFAALNLYESLGFIRVKRMYKYYLNHGDAYRLILPLTEKAVQKSYILNEELR from the coding sequence ATGAAGATTACATACAGGGCATtggatttgaataatgacGTGCAGTTGAATAAAGTGAAACAGTTGATTGATGCAGATTTATCAGAACCTTACTCTATCTATGTATATAGGTATTTCCTGAATCAGTGGCCAGAACTGGCATTGCTGGCATTTGATATCGAATCAGAGGACAAAGAAACACCCATTGGTTGTATTATCTCGAAGAGTGAATGTCATGCAGCAGCAAGAGAAAGGGGTTATATAGGCATGCTAGCTGTGGATCATAAATATAGAAGAATGGGTATTGCCAAAAACTTGGCCAAATTGGCTATAGTTAAAATGAAAACAGGTGGGTGTGATGAGATTATGCTCGAAACAGAGGTAGATAACTTCGCTGCATTGAATCTTTATGAATCTCTGGGTTTTATAAGAGTCAAAAGAATGTACAAATACTATTTGAATCATGGTGATGCCTACAGACTGATCTTACCACTGACAGAGAAGGCAGTCCAaaaatcatatatattaaatgaaGAACTTAGATAG